From Deltaproteobacteria bacterium CG2_30_66_27, one genomic window encodes:
- a CDS encoding LysR family transcriptional regulator, giving the protein MSAKKHLPVAIIRPRIAFGQVFAVGPGKIDLLRAVAANGSISGAARALGMTYKRAWLLIDTMNQGFGRAVVERSIGGRGGGGARLSLLGEALLRHYDAIERACQEAAASSLASLDSLLPRKD; this is encoded by the coding sequence ATGTCCGCCAAAAAACATCTTCCCGTCGCGATCATCCGCCCGCGGATCGCCTTCGGGCAGGTCTTCGCGGTCGGTCCCGGGAAAATCGATCTGTTGCGGGCGGTGGCCGCCAACGGTTCCATCTCGGGCGCGGCCCGCGCGCTCGGCATGACCTATAAACGGGCCTGGTTGCTGATCGACACGATGAACCAGGGCTTCGGGCGAGCGGTCGTGGAACGATCGATCGGAGGCAGGGGAGGCGGAGGCGCGAGACTCTCCTTGCTCGGCGAAGCGTTGCTTCGCCACTACGACGCCATCGAACGTGCCTGCCAGGAAGCGGCCGCCTCGTCCCTCGCTTCGCTGGATTCCTTGCTGCCGCGCAAAGACTGA